One Nostocoides sp. HKS02 genomic window carries:
- a CDS encoding LUD domain-containing protein gives MSAPDTARAEVLARIRSALGDGAPAAPVPRDYRTTGAFAPGSPELVTQLTERLQDYRATVIRVDSEAMVGHAVADALTSRTVDHAIAPPGLPPAWTARLPHVTTDDGSATARDLDQIPAVITGSVLAVADTGTIALDGSPLCGRRAITLVPDTHLCIVLAGDIVHTVPEGLAGLDPARPLTLISGPSATSDIELSRVEGVHGPRTLIVLIVG, from the coding sequence GTGAGCGCCCCCGACACCGCCCGTGCGGAGGTCCTGGCCCGGATCCGCAGCGCTCTCGGCGATGGCGCCCCCGCCGCGCCGGTGCCCCGCGACTACCGCACCACCGGTGCCTTCGCCCCCGGCTCACCCGAGCTGGTCACCCAGCTCACCGAGCGCCTGCAGGACTACCGGGCGACCGTCATCCGGGTCGACAGCGAGGCCATGGTCGGCCATGCCGTCGCCGACGCCCTGACCTCCCGGACAGTCGACCACGCCATCGCGCCCCCGGGGCTGCCACCCGCCTGGACTGCCCGCCTGCCCCACGTCACCACCGACGACGGCAGCGCCACCGCCCGCGACCTCGACCAGATCCCCGCGGTCATCACCGGATCGGTCCTCGCGGTCGCCGACACCGGCACCATCGCCCTCGACGGCAGCCCCCTGTGCGGACGACGCGCCATCACCCTGGTTCCCGACACCCATCTGTGCATCGTGCTCGCGGGCGACATCGTGCACACCGTGCCCGAGGGGCTGGCCGGGCTCGACCCCGCCCGGCCACTCACCCTCATCAGCGGGCCGTCAGCCACCAGCGACATCGAGCTGAGCCGCGTCGAAGGCGTTCACGGCCCGCGCACCCTCATCGTCCTCATCGTTGGCTGA